The genomic window GGTGGCGCGCTGCCGCGAGGCTCGTGGACGACCGCTCGGTCTGCCACTACGCTGACGTTGCGGAACGTTTGCTTGCGGTACGAAACTGACCAGAGACGGAGTGGTGCCCGTGCACCCTGGCGGCGGAAGCGTGACCCCGGACGTCCTTGACCGCCCGGGCGATTCGATCGTGGCCGTGCCCGTCGCCAGGGCCGTCGGCGAGGGGGCGGCGTGACGCTCCCGGAAGTCGGCTCGGAATCGGAGGACGGCGAGGAAGGCGTCGACTACCGCTTCACCCTCGCCAACGAACGGACCTTTCTGGCCTGGATGCGCACCTCTCTCGGCCTGCTCGCCGGCGGTGTCGCGGTGCACACTCTGGTCCAGCCGTTCCACATGTCCGGTCTGCGGCGGGTACTCGCGCTCAGCTGCATCGTCCTCGCGGTCGTCGTCGCGCTCGGCGGCTACCTGCATTGGCGCCGGGTCGGCCGCGCGATTCGCCGCGCGGAACCGCTGCCGGAGACGGTGCTGGTGCCGGTCCTGTCGGCGGGCATCGGCATCGTGTCGATCATGGCGTGTATCGCGGTGCTGCTGCGATGACCGCCAGGGACGTGGGTCTGGCCGCCGAGCGGACCGCGCTCGCCTGGCGGCGCACGGCCATCAGCGCGATGGTCGTGGCCGCGCTGTGCATCGACCACGTGCTGGGTTCCGGCTGGCGTGACGCCGCGATCGCCCCCGCCGTCGCGGCGCTGACGATGTTCGCGGTGGCGGTCGCCGGCTATCTGCGCAGCCGGTGGTTGCGCCACGGCCGCCGCGGCCGACCCGACGGCGTCATCGCCGCGACGGCGCTGGCGATCTTGTTCGCCGGCGGCGTCGCAATCGCATTGGGTTTCACCGAACCACCGAGGTGATCCATTCCAGGACAGACGATTCGGCAGAGAAGAAGGAGGAGGACGATGCCCGACGTGACCGAGCCGACCGAGGTGATCGTCGCCGCGCGGCAGCGCGCCGAGACGATGCTGCCGTTCGCCGATGATGCCGACCTGGCCGACGCCCACCGCGGCTTCCTCGCCGCGCTCGAGCCCGGCGTGGTCACCCAGGACGACGGATCCGTGGTGTGGGACAACGATTCCTACGGCTTCCTGCGTGAGCCGTGCCCCGCTTCCGTCCACCCCAGCCTGTGGCGGCAGTCCGGGCTGGTCGCCGCGCAGGGACTGTTCGAGGTGACCGAGGGGATCTACCAGATCCGCGGCTTGGACCTGTCGAACATGACGCTGGTCGAAGGCGATCAGGGTGTCATCGTGATCGATCCGCTGATCTCCGCCGAAACCGCGGCCGCGGGTCTGCGGTTGTATCGCGAGCATCGCGGCGACCGTCCGGTCACCGGGCTGATCTACACCCACTCGCACGTCGACCACTTCGGCGGCGCTCACGGGGTGGTCACTCCGGAAGACGCTGCGACGAGCGGGATTCCGGTCATCGCGCCCGCCGGGTTCCTGGAGCACGCGGTGTCGGAGAACGTCTACGCGGGCACCGCGATGGCGCGCCGCGCCGCCTACATGTACGGCGCCGTGCTGCCCAGGGGCCCGCTCGGTCAGGTGGGTGCGGGTCTCGGCCAGACCACCTCGATCGGCACGGTCACCCTGATCGCGCCGACGGTGGACATCACCGAGACCGGCCAGGAACTGACCGTCGACGGCGTGCGGATCGTCTTCCAGATCACGCCGGGCACCGAGGCGCCCGCCGAGATGAACTTCTATTTCCCCGATCGCCGCGCCCTCTGCATGGCCGAGAACGCCACCCACACCCTGCACAACATCGTGACCCTGCGCGGCGCGCTGGTGCGCGATCCGCATGTGTGGGCCAAGTACCTCACCGAGGCCATCAATCTGTTCGCG from Nocardia bhagyanarayanae includes these protein-coding regions:
- a CDS encoding YidH family protein; this translates as MTLPEVGSESEDGEEGVDYRFTLANERTFLAWMRTSLGLLAGGVAVHTLVQPFHMSGLRRVLALSCIVLAVVVALGGYLHWRRVGRAIRRAEPLPETVLVPVLSAGIGIVSIMACIAVLLR
- a CDS encoding DUF202 domain-containing protein — protein: MTARDVGLAAERTALAWRRTAISAMVVAALCIDHVLGSGWRDAAIAPAVAALTMFAVAVAGYLRSRWLRHGRRGRPDGVIAATALAILFAGGVAIALGFTEPPR